One genomic window of Bactrocera dorsalis isolate Fly_Bdor chromosome 4, ASM2337382v1, whole genome shotgun sequence includes the following:
- the LOC105225556 gene encoding transmembrane protein 185B — translation MNLQSFFRDFNPSKFVVHCSLLGFIILFALRLDGGIDWPYWAIFMPLWIWKGIAILGAAVGAVVWCRYPHYRLEGDSYTQFKAMLISLSLHLILLMFELLACDKLSSGRHLWVLVFIPLIFGSVASVGACVWAVKHDRSFELELFLAVNALQFVSLPLKLDQFVNWNWEVVFVPMWIVICLSLVSVLYNVIFCGIMMRAPEISLQQKRAALNAAVGNICTVLPLLCFQVVICDKLEGELKFPYMIVFSPLMISLSALIGLSFSAKGGNKWWFGIRKSFHQFLLSAMPFLQEYGNISYHVDRSAAAQSVPLDASTSNAHTEDFDKHDKKSKKGAKNDNMKPVMPIISIDMPD, via the exons ATGAATTTGCAGTCATTTTTTAGGGATTTTAATCCCAG CAAATTCGTAGTGCACTGCAGCTTGCTTGGTTTTATAATATTGTTTGCTCTCCGCTTAGATGGTGGTATTG ATTGGCCATATTGGGCCATTTTTATGCCATTATGGATATGGAAAGGAATCGCCATTTTGGGTGCCGCAGTCGGTGCTGTAGTTTGGTGCCGTTACCCACATTACCG ACTTGAAGGTGATTCGTACACGCAATTCAAGGCAATGCTGATATCACTCTCTCTGCATCTTATTTTACTCATGTTCGAATTGCTCGCTTGCGACAAATTAAGTTCTGGCCGCCATCTCTGGGTGCTAGTTTTCATACCATTAATATTTGGTTCGGTGGCGAGTGTCGGGGCTTGTGTGTGGGCGGTTAAGCACGATCGTTCTTTTGAGCTGGAGCTATTTTTGGCGGTTAACGCATTGCAATTTGTGTCGTTGCCTCTTAAATTAGACCAATTCGTCAACTGGAATTGGGAAGTGGTATTTGTCCCAATGTGGATAGTTATTTGTTTGAGCTTAGTCA GTGTTCTATATAATGTAATATTTTGCGGCATTATGATGCGTGCACCGGAAATATCTTTGCAGCAAAAGCGAGCAGCTTTAAATGCAGCTGTGGGAAATATTTGCACAGTACttcctttgctttgttttcag GTTGTAATCTGTGATAAATTGGAAGGAGAACTAAAGTTTCCCTATATGATTGTTTTCAGTCCTTTAATGATTTCACTATCTGCATTAATTGGACTAAGTTTCAGTGCAAAAGGTGGAAACAAATGGTGGTTCGGAATACGTAAATCCTTCCACCAGTTTCTATTATCGGCCATGCCTTTCCTACAGGAATATGGTAATATATCTTATCACGTGGATCGGTCAGCAGCTGCGCAATCAGTTCCTTTGGATGCTTCTACTAGTAATGCACATACAGAAGACTTCGACAAGCACGataaaaagagcaaaaaggGCGCCAAAAATGATAACATGAAACCAGTGATGCCCATAATCAGTATTGACATGCCCGACTAa
- the LOC105225557 gene encoding mitochondrial import receptor subunit TOM40 homolog 1, with the protein MGNVLAASSSSSSSLDAAKLGLPELSSPSQSPSATSATSAAPSAVDGGDLKEQKLENPGTVEELHKKCKDIQAMTFEGAKIMLNKGLSNHFQVSHTLNLCSTQPSGYRFGATYVGTKQFGPSEAFPVLLGDIDPSGNLNANVIHQFTPRIRCKFASQIQDSKLTAAQLTTDYRGDDYTASLTVGNPNIFNNSGVFVGHYLQSVTDHIALGAELAYQYGPNVPGGQIAVVSAVGRYTQADSVWSGTLGPGGIHICYYQKASEQLQIGVEVETSLRMQEAVATIGYQVDLPKADLVFRGSFDSNWNVCGVLEKRLQPLPFSFALSGRLNHTKNQFRLGCGLIIG; encoded by the exons atgggGAATGTTTTGGCCGCATCGTCTAGCTCTAGCTCATCGCTGGACGCTGCCAAATTGGGATTACCAGAATTGTCAAGTCCATCGCAGAGCCCTTCCGCTACTTCAGCGACGTCTGCGGCGCCTTCTGCCGTCGACGGAGGAGATTTAAAGGAACAAAAGCTTGAGAACCCTGGAACTGTTGAAGAACTGCATAAGAAATGTAAAG ATATTCAAGCTATGACCTTTGAAGGTGCGAAAATTATGCTGAATAAAGGCTTAAGTAATCATTTTCAAGTTTCGCACACTTTAAACCTCTGCAGTACACAGCCAAGTGGGTATCGCTTTGGTGCTACTTATGTAGGTACCAAACAGTTCGGGCCGTCAGAAGCTTTTCCAGTGTTGCTGGGTGACATTGATCCTTCCGGAAATCTGAACGCCAACGTTATACACCAATTCACTCCGCGCATTCGTTGTAAATTCGCCTCGCAA ATTCAAGATTCTAAACTCACAGCTGCCCAGTTAACAACTGATTACCGTGGTGATGACTACACAGCCTCCCTTACCGTTGGCAAtccaaacatttttaataattctggCGTCTTTGTTGGTCACTACTTACAGTCAGTAACTGATCACATTGCCCTTGGTGCAGAGCTTGCCTATCAATATGGTCCTAATGTACCGGGCGGCCAAATAGCTGTGGTATCAGCAGTTGGTCGTTACACACAAGCCGATTCTGTGTGGTCGGGAACTTTGGGACCTGGTGGCATTCATATCTGCTATTATCAAAAGGCTAGTGAACAACTGCAAATTGGTGTTGAAGTAGAAACTAGTCTAAGAATGCAGGAGGCTGTTGCAACGATTGGCTACCAGGTTGATTTGCCGAAGGCTGATCTCGTTTTCAGAG GTTCCTTCGATTCCAACTGGAATGTGTGCGGTGTGTTGGAGAAGCGGTTACAACCGCTTCCGTTTTCATTCGCTTTGAGCGGACGCTTGAATCATACCAAAAATCAGTTTAGACTCGGTTGCGGATTGATAATTGGATAA
- the LOC105225554 gene encoding frataxin homolog, mitochondrial, whose product MSSLLVLRALRICINQNHGRNLYKLNFGRQLSHFHRSINSTSSFPQVLSTHRSFASTTESKNDTNATLVDNNTYERVCSETLDALCDYFEELTENAQNLSTCDVTYGDGVLTVKFGNEYGTYVINRQTPNKQIWLSSPTSGPKRYDFVSTEGQLGRWIYKHSGECLHDLLQRELRKILKEQDFDFSQLPYGK is encoded by the exons ATGTCGAGTTTATTGGTTTTACGTGCGTTAAGAATTTGTATAAATCAAAACCATGGACgaaatttatataaactaaATTTCGGAAGACAATTGTCACATTTCCATAGGTCGATAAATTCAACATCCTCATTTCCTCAAGTACTGTCAACACACAGATCATTTGCGTCTACAACCGAAAGCAAGAATGACACAAACGCAACTTTGGTGGATAACAACACATATGAGCGAGTTTGCTCCGAGACTCTAGACGCGCTAtgtgattactttgaagaaCTTACAGAGAATGCTCAAAATTTATCAACCTGCGACGTTACCTATGGA GATGGCGTACTTACTGTTAAATTTGGTAATGAGTATGGCACCTATGTTATAAATCGTCAGACACCTAACAAACAGATTTGGCTTAGTTCTCCCACAAGTGGACCCAAACGTTATGatttcgtatcaactgaagggCAGTTGGGTCGATGGATCTACAAACATAGCGGCGAATGTTTACATGACCTTTTGCAAAGAGAATTAAGGAAAATACTGAAAGAACAAGACTTTGACTTTTCCCAGCTTCCTTACgggaaataa
- the LOC105225555 gene encoding uncharacterized protein CG7065, with amino-acid sequence MNIIAGEPVPPGFEDEINRDPQIQKAIDQYKGNALVGLEYTLELHEDDRREPGYFCVLCDKRGDPRTIMQHWTSYNHRLKYLEKHFPTAVREFNPVKYKPNSHQILLSVVQKLSKAVEDHHGRLKLMVANSDDFRRMKAKFVGEINNKFHFDERNGPNFLDMIDRSLWEPNSSSTTNKMDQTLQITIKAPKRINEDFPVKSNRDDLDEISSDSDGPSNSKKLKKREQSPAYRVLPRVRRSPPFEEERSEDRKEAEKKLPTPKELSLQASHIAQEKYKWEKYKCMLEIQLKQMEKIQQDYDKNPEKHPLYPDEWKKFWNRRYKELQMEKKTDPNKYDYKPEWIAFWTERMKDLFNSEVEKKKKEIKVKLGLPEDAEEMVDQLKEKYKVHIGRNVVGITSGGHVLGPKLSDRGLDIASKRSKNSGDIINISDDESPVRGRNLRTRTHSRSHSHSRRSRSKSPRISRGRDYKRSRDRSSSLSKSPLSDEYNAYPMHSHRHRHPTRNFPPSVVESEYFSSSYPPRGRFSAVSSAHFAGSSHYRVLEPHQYPKYERSPSPNSKSATTREEPEPEDSGPLTVVAVLRLLTALEDHLGSLGPKVVDLLGKALALEKVKANSADDLLFNEDHVVFFETIKEKLKGIIIADVLDDQQKIRAVKKAIQNIATVIHQVSTKGNSSNNINTEVAKTNDNGESAIKDKKSDSFSIKDLPFDRQVISTKLAAALVFQGREDVSTDDMDKLIYIFLLFVKLSKEKRELDGKALQLTALLAQLGIYVPSSSSTTSAALAAFPTIVEELMENEIGTGNVRGHINENDASNETADKDAKNDGANNMLESLTDSDLQTLLQNFKHLSSEEQHHLIAHLKKLETADPLRVEKLRKFVNLADLTEAAYSSPSASTSKSNPRERSRTRDSRFDESPVTSTSKGRGRISDDDDDDRRRGASVSNPNRFSLDDEDEDDDYNVDDVFKAAFRKVSDNSRQSKGDSMLSLEPSASRSQKKPAPVQAPAPIIPVSSSPNALTFNRAGLNISLSDTQNLIANLMGSLQQSNSNQKTNTKSTHTNDGKGQQIPTRSNVPNVPKVPKNQTMQQQTHPSIQPTTMPYYQQGQPSQPQAYPGGSGYQQMGGMNNNQSYYNSMGYNNNGGSGYPGYQQWGMGDGQQFGMQNFMGQPPQGSQQNMGYNNMYGQGPH; translated from the exons ATGAATATAATTGCGGGAGAACCAGTACCGCCTGGTTTTGAGGATGAAATAAATCGCGACCCCCAAATCCAAAAGGCAATTGATCAATACAAAGGTAATGCTCTCGTTGGTCTTGAGTATACACTTGAATTGCACGAGGATGACCGTCGTGAACCTGGTTACTTTTGTGTGCTTTGTGATAAGCGTGGTGATCCACGCACCATAATGCAACATTGGACATCTTACAACCATCGCCTAAAGTATCTGGAAAAACATTTCCCAACGGCGGTACGTGAATTCAATCCTGTCAAATACAAACCGAATTCGCATCAGATCCTTTTAAGTGTTGTGCAAAAATTATCTAAAGCTGTAGAAGATCACCATGGCCGTTTGAAGTTAATGGTTGCCAATAGCGATGACTTTCGTCGTATGAAAGCCAAATTTGTTGgcgaaattaataataaatttcattttgacGAACGAAATGGTCCTAACTTTCTTGACATGATCGATCGGTCTCTTTGGGAACCCAATTCGAGCTCAACTACGAACAAGATGGACCAAACATTACAAATAACTATTAAAGCTCCGAAACGTATAAATGAAGATTTTCCAGTAAAATCAAATCGCGACGACTTGGACGAAATTTCAAGTGACTCCGATGGACCatcaaattcgaaaaaattaaaaaaacgggAACAATCTCCTGCTTATCGAGTGTTGCCGCGCGTCCGACGCTCGCCGCCTTTTGAAGAAGAACGAAGCGAAGATCGTAAGGAAGCTGAAAAGAAGCTCCCAACACCAAAAGAACTATCGTTGCAGGCTTCGCATATTGCacaagaaaaatataagtgggaaaaatataagtgtatgCTTGAAATACAACTTaaacaaatggaaaaaattcaacaagattATGACAAGAACCCGGAAAAACATCCTTTATATCCTGATGAATGGAAGAAATTTTGGAACCGACGTTATAAGGAGTTACAGATGGAAAAGAAAACAGACCCGAATAAATACGATTACAAACCTGAGTGGATTGCTTTTTGGACTGAACGCATGAAGGATTTGTTCAACTCAGAagtagaaaaaaagaagaaagaaattaaagttaaaCTTGGTCTGCCAGAGGATGCAGAGGAGATGGTCGACCAGCTGAAGGAAAAATACAAAGTACATATTGGTCGAAATGTTGTAGGTATAACATCTGGAGGTCATGTTTTAGGACCCAAGCTTTCTGATCGTGGCCTTGACATTGCCTCAAAACGTTCCAAAAATTCAGgcgatattattaatataagtGACGATGAGTCACCGGTTCGCGGTAGAAATCTTCGAACACGAACACATTCTCGATCGCATTCTCATTCGCGTCGTTCCCGATCCAAGTCGCCACGTATCTCACGTGGTCGTGATTATAAGCGGTCACGTGATCGTTCCTCATCATTATCAAAAAGTCCACTTTCGGATGAGTATAATGCATATCCTATGCATTCCCACCGTCATCGCCATCCAACACGAAATTTTCCACCATCCGTTGTTGAAAGTGAGTATTTCAGTTCATCATATCCACCACGCGGAAGATTTTCAGCTGTATCTTCAGCACATTTTGCTGGATCATCACATTATCGCGTTCTCGAACCTCACCAATATCCAAAATATGAACGTTCACCATCACCCAATTCTAAATCTGCAACGACCAGAGAAGAACCAGAGCCTGAAGACAGTGGACCACTCACGGTTGTCGCTGTACTGCGTTTGCTTACAGCACTTGAGGACCATCTGGGCAGTCTTGGGCCAAAAGTAGTTGATTTGTTGGGCAAGGCTTTGGCATTGGAGAAGGTGAAGGCAAATTCTGCAGACGATTTGTTGTTTAATGAGGACCACGTTGTATTTTTTGAAACtatcaaagaaaaattaaaaggtaTAATAATCGCGGACGTCCTAGACGATCAACAAAAAATCAGAGCTGTAAAAAAAGCTATACAAAATATTGCTACAGTAATTCATCAGGTTTCAACCAAAG GTAACTcatcaaataatattaacacTGAGGTTGCAAAAACTAACGATAACGGCGAATCAGCCATTAAAGACAAGAAATCAGACAGTTTTAGTATTAAAGATTTACCATTCGATCGCCAAGTTATTTCCACCAAATTGGCTGCCGCTTTAGTCTTTCAAGGACGCGAGGATGTATCCACCGATGATATGGATAAGTTGATTTACATATTCCTTTTATTCGTAAAATTATCGAAAGAAAAACGAGAATTGGATGGTAAAGCTTTACAACTTACAGCTTTGCTAGCTCAATTAggtatatatgtaccatcgtCGTCATCTACCACCTCTGCTGCATTGGCTGCTTTCCCGACTATTGTTGAAGAGTTGATGGAAAATGAAATAGGTACTGGGAATGTTCGTGGCCACATCAATGAGAATGACGCTTCAAATGAGACAGCTGATAAAGATGCAAAGAATGATGGTGCTAACAACATGTTGGAATCATTAACGGACTCTGACCTACAAACACTATTGCAAAACTTTAAGCACTTGTCGAGTGAGGAGCAACATCATTTGATAGCACATCTGAAGAAATTGGAAACAGCTGACCCATTACGTGTTGAGAAACTTAGAAAATTTGTTAACCTGGCTGACCTAACTGAAGCTGCTTATTCATCACCCTCAGCTAGTACAAGTAAGTCCAATCCCCGAGAAAGATCGCGCACTCGTGATAGTCGTTTTGATGAGTCTCCAGTTACAAGTACTAGCAAAGGACGTGGTCGCATTTCcgatgatgacgatgatgatCGACGTCGTGGTGCTAGTGTTTCGAATCCAAATAGATTTAGTCTGGATGATGAAGACGAAGATGATGATTATAATGTAGATGATGTGTTTAAGGCGGCATTCCGAAAAGTAAGTGATAATTCACGTCAATCTAAAGGAGACTCTATGTTAAGCCTCGAGCCCAGCGCATCTCGTTCCCAAAAGAAGCCGGCTCCTGTACAAGCTCCAGCTCCTATTATTCCGGTATCGTCATCACCGAATGCATTGACTTTTAATCGTGCTGGTCTTAATATATCACTAAGCgatacacaaaatttaattgccAATTTGATGGGCTCATTGCAACAGAGTAATTCAAATCAGAAAACTAATACTAAATCGACACACACAAATGATGGGAAAGGACAACAGATACCGACTAGGTCCAATGTACCAAATGTGCCCAAAGTTCCGAAAAATCAAACAATGCAACAACAGACACACCCATCAATACAGCCAACTACAATGCCCTACTATCAACAAGGTCAACCGTCACAGCCGCAAGCATATCCTGGCGGTAGTGGCTATCAACAGATGGGTGGAATGAATAATAATCAATCATATTATAACTCGATGGGCTACAATAACAACGGCGGGTCTGGTTACCCGGGCTATCAGCAATGGGGTATGGGAGATGGTCAGCAGTTCggaatgcaaaatttcatggGGCAACCACCACAAGGATCCCAGCAAAATATGGGTTACAATAATATGTATGGTCAAGGTCCACATTAA
- the LOC105225553 gene encoding protein enabled homolog: MSLPSNYKQIAVGAPTGPPTPAPSSGSGSSRSRSSAAGGGSDRNKDTTPIFTHSNYGNPAFTPQKAGKSSSSKNQSEARTPKPPKPPEKPVLPYMRYSKRIWDSVKAQYPDLKLWELGKKIGAMWKQLTESEKQEFIDEYEADKVEYEKALKTYHNSPAYLTFLAAKSKVKTDSDVHETPSRSSGKSQQERRIDIQPAEDEDDQDEGYSFKHVAYARYLRNHRLINEIFSDAVVPDVRSVVTTQRMQVLKRQVSSLTMHQTKLEAELQQMEEKFEAKKQRMVESSEAFQEELKRHCKPAVDEDTFQKMVVKIYDEIKRERQRADEHPSGGISAAGIPQAVGTPNEDKIVSPTVQSGTGVLPSSGKKDSDMALPSTQTLQTPRDGNECSSKTEPEPMDIEPSPKPSAPLPPRPEVQKSVVKMGGELIKEANNKSPTSSNIKLGQPSKVPTPTPTPPPQTGPIEGAAANHALSSSTVSNPSSQISVPPTQTPPPQAVNQPNQQPPQPQSAQQPPPTQPVPPTMPMHPHHPPPTHTHLPPHLPPHQSMSAMPPHSGYGSYGAPAGPTRSPYYQPQYGAHPAQPYGQYAPYPHYQQPYGPPPGSHYMNARPPPQHNGSPVHYPEHGGPVSAQPQQPHDVYGQQPPHNPVLPQQQPVTGTVPPLAVAGSGNASAPTTASGVGTTASDVTKTEIEKKDTGAE; the protein is encoded by the exons ATGTCTTTACCAAGTAATTACAAACAAATTGCTGTTGGTGCGCCTACAGGACCGCCAACCCCAGCACCTAGTAGCGGCTCTGGAAGTAGTCGCTCGCGTTCTTCGGCTGCTGGTGGAGGTTCAGATCGAAATAAAGATACTACACCAATATTTACTCATAGCAACTATGGTAATCCGGCTTTTACCCCTCAAAAGGCAGGCAAATCTTCCAGTTCGAAAAATCAATCGGAGGCTCGTACGCCTAAACCACCAAAGCCTCCAGAGAAGCCTGTGCTGCCATATATGAGATACTCGAAACGTATTTGGGATAGTGTTAAGGCGCAATATCCAGACTTAAAATTATGGGAACTAGGAAAAAAGATTGGTGCAATGTGGAAACAACTAACTGAATCTGAAAAGCAAGAATTCATTGATGAGTATGAGGCTGATAAAGTTGAGTACGAAAAAGCATTGAAAACGTACCACAATTCACCGGCTTACCTTACATTTCTTGCTGCTAAGAGCAAAGTTAAAACAGATTCCGATGTACACGAGACACCATCTAGATCCAGCGGTAAAAGTCAACAAGAACGACGTATTGATATACAACCTGCAGAAGACGAAGACGATCAGGATGAGGGATATTCATTTAAACACGTAGCATATGCCCGCTATTTGCGCAACCATCGGCTTATCAATGAGATATTTTCAGACGCTGTAGTACCGGATGTACGTTCTGTAGTAACTACTCAACGTATGCAAGTATTGAAACGTCAAGTAAGTTCACTTACTATGCATCAAACGAAACTTGAAGCTGAGTTACAACAAATGGAAGAAAAATTTGAGGCCAAAAAACAACGTATGGTAGAATCCAGTGAGGCTTTCCAAGAAGAATTAAAGCGTCATTGCAAACCTGCAGTAGACGAGGATACATTCCAAAAAATGGTAGTAAAAATATATGACGAAATCAAGCGAGAACGACAGCGTGCAGATGAACATCCTTCTGGTGGTATTTCTGCTGCGGGTATACCGCAAGCGGTGGGTACTCCTAATGAAGATAAGATCGTTTCTCCAACTGTACAATCTGGCACTGGTGTTTTACCATCTTCAG GAAAAAAAGATTCAGATATGGCCCTTCCAAGTACACAAACACTTCAAACTCCAAGAGATGGGAATGAGTGTAGCAGTAAAACAGAGCCAGAGCCGATGGACATCGAACCCAGCCCCAAACCATCAGCACCGCTGCCTCCCCGACCAGAGGTACAGAAATCTGTTGTTAAAATGGGTGGGGAGTTAATAAAGGAGGCAAATAACAAATCACCAACTTCGTCGAATATAAAACTTGGACAACCCAGTAAAGTACCAACACCTACACCCACTCCACCCCCACAAACTGGTCCAATAGAAGGCGCTGCTGCAAACCATGCTCTTTCATCTTCAACTGTATCAAATCCATCATCTCAAATAAGTGTACCTCCAACACAAACACCACCACCACAAGCTGTTAATCAACCAAATCAACAACCTCCCCAACCGCAATCTGCTCAGCAACCACCTCCAACCCAACCAGTTCCACCAACAATGCCAATGCACCCACATCATCCCCCtccaacacatacacatttacccCCTCATTTACCTCCACATCAATCCATGTCAGCTATGCCCCCCCATAGTGGGTATGGCAGTTACGGTGCCCCAGCTGGTCCCACTCGGTCCCCATACTATCAACCACAGTATGGGGCACATCCTGCTCAGCCCTACGGACAATATGCTCCATATCCACACTACCAACAACCTTACGGTCCACCTCCAGGCTCACATTATATGAATGCACGTCCACCACCACAGCACAACGGTTCGCCTGTTCATTATCCTGAGCATGGTGGACCTGTTTCAGCACAACCACAACAACCCCACGATGTTTATGGTCAACAACCACCCCATAATCCAGTTTTACCACAACAGCAACCTGTAACTGGTACAGTCCCACCATTAGCTGTTGCAGGATCGGGTAACGCAAGTGCACCAACAACAGCTTCTGGCGTTGGTACTACGGCATCTGATGTTACCAAAACTGAGATTGAAAAGAAAGATACTGGCGCTGAGTAA